From a region of the Sphingopyxis sp. YR583 genome:
- a CDS encoding SDR family oxidoreductase encodes MKIVVIGGTGLIGSKVVSKLNALGHQAVAAAPNTGVNTLTGEGLAEVLEGAEVVVDLANSPTFDNAAITFFTTAGQNVAEAEKAAGVGHHIALSVVGTEKMGVSPYFLAKQAQEKLIRESGIPYTIIHATQFMEFLRGIGQSAVVGDEVHLSHAYIQPMAAEDVADAVTAVALAEPANATVEIGGPEKFHLDEIIGKVMAFDGDTRPIVVDAEARYFGLRLEDDSLIPGAGAKLGSTRFDWWLENVPPPPKK; translated from the coding sequence ATGAAGATCGTCGTGATTGGCGGAACCGGATTGATCGGCTCGAAGGTCGTCAGCAAATTAAATGCTCTGGGACATCAGGCGGTCGCTGCCGCGCCGAACACCGGCGTCAACACGCTGACCGGCGAAGGGCTTGCCGAGGTATTGGAAGGAGCCGAGGTCGTCGTCGATCTCGCCAACTCGCCAACCTTCGATAATGCCGCGATCACCTTCTTCACGACCGCTGGTCAGAATGTCGCCGAGGCCGAGAAGGCAGCCGGTGTCGGGCATCATATCGCGCTGTCGGTGGTCGGCACCGAGAAAATGGGCGTCAGCCCCTATTTCCTCGCCAAGCAGGCGCAGGAAAAGCTGATCCGCGAAAGCGGCATCCCCTATACGATCATCCACGCGACTCAGTTTATGGAGTTCCTGCGCGGGATCGGCCAGTCGGCGGTCGTCGGCGACGAAGTTCATTTGTCGCACGCCTATATCCAGCCGATGGCGGCCGAGGATGTGGCCGACGCCGTGACGGCGGTCGCGCTCGCCGAGCCGGCCAACGCGACGGTCGAGATCGGCGGGCCCGAGAAATTCCACCTCGACGAGATCATCGGCAAAGTGATGGCGTTCGACGGCGACACGCGCCCGATCGTGGTCGACGCCGAGGCGCGCTATTTCGGCCTGCGGCTCGAGGATGACTCGCTGATCCCCGGCGCTGGTGCCAAGCTCGGCTCGACGCGCTTCGACTGGTGGCTGGAGAATGTCCCGCCGCCGCCGAAGAAATAA
- a CDS encoding dipeptidase has translation MKRFAILLTATALTACSTGEDKPKAAEAPLHSRMLVLDTHLDTPLHFERAGWSFADRHALADDMAQLDIPRMKDGNLDGGFFAIYTDQGPLTPKGYADALAFARKRSDLIDKTIAANSGTIAPALTAADALRLNKEGKLIAFKSMENSYPLGEDLSLLREFYDKGLRLAGPVHSKDNQFADSATGEGRWKGLSPLGKQWVAEMNRLGIVIDASHSSDAAFDQILALSKYPILLSHSSLRSAYDHPRNLDEGRLKALAAKGGAMCISTIFMSEMNMSPARAELFGKYERIGQITPAEQADLNRQWRELDKTEKLWAADFDGYMKMVLRAIEVGGVDHICFGADWDGGGGLPGFEDISALPKVTERLKAAGYSDADIEKMWSGNILRVLAAQGKPTA, from the coding sequence GTGAAGCGTTTTGCCATATTGCTGACCGCAACCGCGCTCACCGCCTGTTCGACCGGCGAGGACAAGCCGAAGGCAGCCGAGGCGCCGCTGCACAGCCGGATGCTCGTGCTCGATACGCATCTCGACACGCCGCTCCACTTCGAGCGCGCGGGCTGGAGCTTCGCCGATCGTCATGCGCTCGCCGACGATATGGCGCAGCTCGATATTCCGCGGATGAAGGACGGCAATCTCGATGGCGGCTTCTTCGCCATCTATACCGATCAGGGACCGCTGACGCCGAAGGGCTATGCAGACGCGCTCGCCTTCGCGCGCAAACGCTCGGACCTGATCGACAAAACCATCGCGGCGAATTCCGGCACGATCGCGCCCGCGCTGACCGCGGCCGACGCGCTGCGGCTGAACAAGGAAGGCAAGCTCATTGCCTTCAAGTCGATGGAGAACAGCTATCCGCTCGGCGAAGACCTGTCGCTGCTGCGGGAGTTCTACGACAAGGGCCTGCGCCTTGCCGGGCCTGTCCATTCGAAGGACAATCAGTTTGCCGACAGTGCGACGGGCGAGGGACGCTGGAAGGGGTTGAGCCCGCTCGGCAAGCAGTGGGTCGCCGAGATGAACCGCCTAGGCATCGTGATCGATGCGAGCCATTCGTCCGATGCCGCGTTCGACCAGATTCTCGCGCTGTCGAAATATCCGATCCTGCTCTCGCACTCGAGCCTGCGCTCGGCCTATGACCATCCGCGCAATCTCGACGAAGGCCGCTTGAAAGCGCTTGCGGCGAAGGGCGGGGCGATGTGCATCTCGACGATTTTCATGTCGGAAATGAACATGTCGCCGGCGCGCGCCGAACTGTTCGGAAAATATGAGCGTATCGGTCAGATCACGCCCGCCGAGCAGGCTGACCTCAACCGCCAGTGGCGCGAACTCGACAAGACCGAGAAGCTCTGGGCGGCCGATTTCGACGGCTATATGAAGATGGTGCTGCGCGCGATCGAGGTCGGCGGCGTCGACCACATCTGCTTCGGCGCCGACTGGGACGGCGGCGGCGGCTTGCCGGGGTTCGAGGATATTTCGGCGCTGCCCAAGGTCACCGAGCGGCTGAAGGCCGCGGGCTATTCGGACGCGGACATCGAAAAGATGTGGAGCGGCAATATCTTGCGTGTCCTTGCCGCACAAGGGAAGCCGACCGCATAA
- a CDS encoding serine hydrolase → MKRLFALSLMLSAAVPAWAEPPADIGESVEALRKKVGAAGVSIAIVEDGKTTLSRGWGVRKIGERGAVDEQTIFQTGSTGKAMTAAALAILVDEGKIAWDDPVIKHMPWFRMYDAWVTREITIRDLLVHRSGLGLGQGDLMFVPRTHLTRKQTAERVAFLKPKTSFRSAYAYDNILYAVAGQLIEEVTGQTWEDFIRARVLRAGGMKNATSDSEDRFRIPNRSWPHARLSGALRGLGPQAALNERDELGRNGAPAGGLALSADDMAAWLKIQLAHGALPNGKRLFSEKQAAEMWAPVTPMPISPLPEQLKPAQPTQQAYALGWQVQDYRGHRIISHGGGVFGSITRVVMIPDKNVGFAIMMNSEDSGMLLGLTYDLLDHYLGSPDYGWIQKWEDWYQSRLAGGVEYLKQAQASPAKSGPSLALAGYAGRYRDPWYGDIVIGQASTGLTIDFTSTPRMAGRLKHWQYDSFVTDFDDPAIEPAYVTFALDAEGKITGVTLKAVSKIADFSWDYQDLDLKPVEDKK, encoded by the coding sequence ATGAAACGCCTGTTTGCCCTGTCGCTGATGCTGTCGGCCGCTGTGCCTGCATGGGCCGAGCCGCCCGCCGATATCGGCGAGAGCGTCGAGGCGCTCCGCAAGAAGGTTGGCGCCGCGGGCGTGTCGATTGCGATCGTCGAGGATGGCAAGACGACGCTCTCGCGCGGCTGGGGCGTGCGCAAGATCGGCGAGCGCGGGGCTGTCGATGAACAGACGATCTTCCAGACCGGATCTACGGGCAAGGCGATGACCGCCGCCGCGCTCGCGATCCTGGTGGACGAGGGCAAGATTGCGTGGGACGATCCCGTCATCAAGCATATGCCGTGGTTCCGCATGTATGACGCATGGGTCACGCGCGAAATCACGATCCGCGACCTGCTCGTCCACCGCAGCGGGCTGGGGCTTGGGCAGGGCGACCTGATGTTCGTGCCGCGCACGCACCTCACGCGCAAGCAGACCGCCGAACGCGTCGCGTTCCTCAAGCCCAAGACCAGTTTCCGGTCGGCCTATGCCTATGACAATATCCTTTATGCCGTTGCCGGCCAGCTGATCGAGGAAGTCACCGGGCAGACGTGGGAGGACTTCATCCGTGCGCGCGTCCTGCGCGCAGGCGGCATGAAGAATGCGACGAGCGACAGCGAAGACCGCTTCCGCATTCCCAACCGGTCGTGGCCGCACGCGCGCCTGTCGGGCGCGCTGCGCGGTCTCGGCCCGCAGGCGGCGCTCAACGAGCGCGACGAGCTTGGACGAAATGGCGCGCCCGCGGGCGGGCTCGCGCTCAGCGCCGACGACATGGCCGCTTGGCTCAAGATCCAGCTCGCGCACGGGGCGCTGCCGAACGGCAAGCGCCTGTTCAGCGAAAAGCAGGCGGCCGAAATGTGGGCGCCCGTCACGCCGATGCCGATCTCGCCGCTGCCCGAGCAGCTCAAGCCCGCGCAGCCGACACAGCAGGCCTATGCGCTCGGCTGGCAGGTACAGGATTATCGCGGCCACCGGATCATCTCGCATGGCGGCGGGGTTTTCGGTTCGATCACGCGCGTCGTGATGATCCCCGACAAGAATGTCGGCTTCGCGATCATGATGAACAGCGAGGACAGCGGCATGCTGCTGGGCCTCACCTACGACCTGCTCGACCATTATCTTGGGTCACCCGATTATGGCTGGATCCAGAAATGGGAGGATTGGTATCAGTCGCGGCTCGCGGGCGGCGTCGAGTATCTGAAACAGGCACAGGCCTCACCGGCAAAGAGCGGTCCCTCGCTCGCGCTGGCGGGCTATGCGGGCCGCTACCGCGATCCGTGGTATGGTGACATCGTGATCGGGCAGGCGTCCACTGGCCTGACGATCGATTTCACCTCGACGCCGCGGATGGCGGGGCGGCTCAAACATTGGCAATATGACAGCTTCGTCACCGATTTCGACGATCCGGCGATCGAGCCCGCCTATGTGACCTTCGCGCTCGACGCCGAGGGCAAGATCACCGGCGTGACGTTGAAGGCGGTGAGCAAGATCGCCGATTTCAGCTGGGATTATCAAGACCTCGACCTGAAGCCCGTGGAGGACAAGAAGTGA
- a CDS encoding YkvI family membrane protein, with product MSVGETGSGSSWFQRYLLPGFALKAVIIGGGYATGRELAEYFVPSGPWGGLSAMLLATLIWSVVAALTFALAIKLGAYDYRSFFKGLLGPAWIAFEVAYIIFVVLILAVFGAAAGAIGAATFGWPELAGVLLLAVSIVAVTAWGTGVVEQMFKYVSILLYAVYGLFLVLALASFGGLIEQGFANAPPPSGNWMAGGLTYASYNIVGAVVILPVLRHLRHQRDAVVAGLIAGPLSMLPAILFFVAMMAFYPAIGDETLPSDFLLRQMTVPGFHVLFQVMIFAALLESGAGSVHAINERISGAIESRGRPPLSTAARAIIGAVILTGCMFVAGEIGLVDLIASGYRFLAWLFLGVFVLPLITIGTWRLLRPSTAPHMEALP from the coding sequence GTGAGTGTGGGCGAGACGGGCAGCGGGTCGAGCTGGTTCCAGCGCTACCTGCTGCCCGGTTTTGCGCTGAAGGCCGTCATTATCGGTGGCGGCTATGCAACGGGGCGCGAGCTGGCGGAATATTTCGTGCCGTCGGGGCCATGGGGTGGGCTGTCGGCGATGCTGCTCGCGACGTTGATCTGGAGTGTCGTCGCGGCGCTGACCTTCGCGCTCGCAATCAAGCTCGGTGCTTATGATTATCGGAGCTTTTTCAAGGGGCTTCTTGGCCCCGCCTGGATCGCTTTCGAGGTCGCCTACATCATCTTCGTCGTCCTGATCCTCGCGGTGTTCGGCGCCGCGGCGGGCGCGATCGGCGCCGCGACCTTCGGTTGGCCCGAACTTGCCGGCGTGCTGTTGCTCGCCGTGTCGATCGTCGCGGTCACCGCATGGGGCACCGGTGTGGTCGAGCAGATGTTCAAATATGTCTCGATCCTGCTTTACGCGGTCTATGGGCTGTTCCTCGTCCTCGCGCTCGCCAGCTTCGGCGGGCTGATCGAGCAGGGGTTCGCGAATGCGCCGCCGCCGTCGGGAAACTGGATGGCGGGCGGCCTGACCTATGCCAGTTACAATATCGTCGGTGCGGTGGTGATCCTGCCCGTGCTGCGCCACCTACGGCACCAGCGCGATGCCGTCGTCGCCGGGCTGATCGCGGGGCCGCTGTCGATGCTGCCGGCGATCCTCTTCTTCGTCGCGATGATGGCCTTCTATCCCGCGATCGGCGACGAGACCTTGCCGTCCGACTTCCTGCTCCGCCAGATGACCGTGCCGGGTTTCCATGTCCTGTTCCAGGTAATGATCTTCGCCGCGCTGCTGGAAAGCGGCGCTGGGTCGGTCCATGCGATCAACGAGCGTATCTCGGGCGCGATCGAGAGCCGCGGGCGTCCCCCGCTCTCGACGGCCGCGCGCGCGATCATCGGTGCGGTGATCCTCACCGGCTGCATGTTCGTCGCGGGCGAGATCGGCCTCGTCGACCTGATCGCGAGCGGATACCGCTTCCTTGCCTGGCTGTTCCTCGGCGTGTTCGTCCTGCCGCTCATCACCATCGGAACCTGGCGCCTGCTGCGCCCGTCCACCGCTCCCCATATGGAGGCCCTGCCATGA